The following coding sequences lie in one Eschrichtius robustus isolate mEscRob2 chromosome 10, mEscRob2.pri, whole genome shotgun sequence genomic window:
- the BBLN gene encoding bublin coiled-coil protein, whose protein sequence is MSGPNGDLGMPVEAGAEGEDDGFGEAEYAAINSMLDQINSCLDHLEEKNDHLHARLQELLESNRQTRLEFQQQLGEAPSDASP, encoded by the exons ATGTCGGGCCCCAATGGGGACCTGGGCATGCCGGTGGAGGCGGGCGCGGAAGGCGAGGACGACGGCTTCGGGGAAGCAG aATATGCTGCCATCAACTCCATGTTGGACCAGATCAACTCCTGTCTGGACCACCTGGAGGAGAAGAATGACCACCTCCACGCCCGCCTCCAGGAGCTGCTTGAATCCAACCGGCAGACGCGCCTTGAGTTCCAGCAGCAGCTCGGGGAGGCCCCCAGCGATGCCAGCCCCTAG